CGTTGACCGCGGTGGTGAAGAGGAGCAGGAGCGTGCCGAGCAGGACGGCGTTGGCCGCGCCCGACGGCGACGTCACCGCGGGGTCGCCGCCGACGAGCTGGAAGCCGTCCCACACCGACGGGAGCACGATCTGCAGCGCGATCGCCGCGGCCGCGAGCGCGACGACGCAGCCGAGCAGCATCATCCAGCCGGCGAGCCAGCCGAGGAAGCCGCGGGCGAGCTGTTTCGCCCACTGGTACACGGATCCGGCGAGCGGGTAGCGCGCGGCGAGCTCGGCGAAGGTCAGCGCCACGAGGACCTGGCCGGCGAGCACCACCGGCCACGTCCAGAAGAAGAGCGGACCGCCGAAGGTGTAGCCGAAGCCGAAGAGCTGGAAGACGGTCGTGAGGATCGAGACGAACGAAAAGCCGGCGGCGAAGGCGGAAAACCCGCCCAATGACCGGCGAAGCTCTTGACGGTAACCGAAGGCGGCGAGTTCGTCGGCCATGCACGCTCCTGACTTGGTTTCGATCGCATGACAGAAATTAGGGGCCACGCAAGCGTTTTCCGATCTCCGGTGCGTTAGGAGCTTGTTAACGACCGCCTCGACCGCGCGTCAACGCCGACATGTGGGTGTAACCACGCCTCGGTGCGGGTGTCCGGGCGGCGAACCTGGCAAGATCACCGCCGTGGTCAAAGGGGTGGGGGTCGGCAGGCCCCGGGCGAGCGGCGCGGCGGCGAACCGGCCGGACGCGCGTCAAGCCGTGCTCGACGCGGCGGGGGAGCTGTTCACCGGAGCCGGCTACGCGGCGACGACGACGCGGGCGATCGCCGAACGCGCGGGCCTGCGCCAGGCGTCGCTCTACTACCACTTCCCGGCCAAGGAAGACATCCTCGCGGCGCTGCTGGCCGAGACGGTCCGGCCGTCGCTCGACGTGGCGGCCCGGCTGGTCGCGGGCTCGGCCCCGGCGGCGGTCCGGCTGTGGGCCCTGGCGTACGCGGACATCGGCCTGCTCGGCGGCGCTCACCACAACCTGGGCGCGCTGTACCTGCTGCCGGAGGTCGCTTCACCGAACCTGGCCCGCTTCCGAGCGGAGCGCGCGGACCTGAAGGCGGCGTACGGGCAGCTGGTGGCGGCGTGCGGCGTCGCGCCTTCGGCCGTGCCGATCCGGACCGACCTGGTGTTCGGGTTGGTGGAGAGCATCGCGGTGATCCGCAGGGACGACCCGGAGCTGGACGTCGAGGCCCACGTCCGCGAAGGCGCGGACGGCGTGGTCCGGCTGGTGGGGCTGCCGGAGCCGACGGAGGAGCTGCGCACCGAGGCCCACACGCTGCTGGCGACCCTCACCGGCTAGCGACGCTGGTCTGCCGCAGCGGGTCGTGAGTGAGAAACAGTGTTCTAGCCCGGTTTCTCACTCACGACGGGTCAGGAAGCCGTCGTCTGCAGGGCCTTGCTCAACGCCGTCGCCGTCAACTCGATCTGCCACGGCCGCGCTCCGCCCGCTCGCAGCACCTCCGCCACCGTGTCCTCGTCCGTCGAGGCCGGGGGACGCCAGCACGTGCGGCGCACCAGGTCCGGCAGCAGCAGGTTCTCCACCGGCAGCCGCCGGTCCTCCGCGATCGCCGTCAGTGCCGCTCGCACCGCCGACAGCCGGGCCGCCGCGTCCGGGTCCTTGTCCGCCCAGCGGTTCACCGGGGGCGGGCCGTCCGTCGGCTGGGACGGTGACGGCAGCTCGGAAGCCGGGAGCGCGCGCGCCGCCTGGAGGTGGCGGAGCCAGTTCGCCGTGTACTTGCGCTGGACGCGGCCGCTGAACACCGGCAGCGCCTGGAGGTCCTCGACCGTCTTCGGGTCGGCCGTCACCGCGTTGATGATCGCGCTGTCCGGCAGGATCCGGCTCGGCGCGCGGTCGCGTTTGCGGGCCAGCTCGTCGCGGGCCTGCCACAGCTCGCGGACCGCCGCCAAGCCGCGCGGGTTGCGGATCTTGTGGACGCCGGACGTCCGGCGCCACGGCTCGGCCCGCGGTGCGGGCGGCGGGGCGGTGCGGACGTTCTCGAACTCCTGCCGCGCCCACTCCAGCTTGCCCTGGGCGCCCAGCTCCGCCTCCAGCTTTTCGCGCAGCTGGATGAGCAGCTCGACGTCGAGGGCCGCGTAGTTGAGCCAGTCGACCGGCAGCGGCCGCTTGGACCAGTCGGCCGCGCTGTGCCCCTTCTCGAGGGTGTAGCCCAGCAGCAGCTCGACCAGCGTCCCCAGCGCGACGCGCTCGTAGCCCGCCAGCCGGCCGGCCAGCTCGGTGTCGAACAGCGCCGCCGGGTGCAGGTCCAGCTCGGCGAGACAGGGGAGGTCCTGGGAGGCGGCGTGCAGCACCCACTCCAGGGAATTCAAGACGTTCTTCAGCGGGGTGAGGTCGTCCAGCTCGGTCGGGTCGATCAGGACCGTGCCGGAACCCTCGCGCCGCAGCTGGACGAGGTAGGCCTTGGGCCAGTACCGGTAGCCGGACGCGCGTTCGGTGTCGACGGCGACGGCGCCCGTACCCGCGGCCAGCCGCGCGCAGGCCTCAGCCAGCGCGGACTGGTCCGTGACCACCGGGGGCGTGCCCTCGGTGGGTTCGCGTAGCAGCACAGGGCCGCCCGTGGACTCGATTTCCATCCCGGAGGCCTCTGCACTTCCCATAACCGACGACCCTACGGGACGGGCGTACCGCGCCTGGTCCGCCCGCCCCGCAGGGAGGTTCGTCTGCGTCAGCGGATGACGCCGGCTCGCATGGCCAGCGCAACCATCTGAGCCCGGTCGCCCGTGCCGAGCTTGCGCCCGATCCGGGACAGGTGGGACTTGACGGTGAGAGCGGAGAGCGAAAGCTCCTCGCCGATCTCCTTGTTGGACTGTCCGTCGGCGACCAGCTGGAGCACCTCCACCTCACGAGCGGACAGCTCGCGCGGGGTGTTGTCGGTGCCCGCGACGCGGGTCCCGGTGGCCAGCACCGGAGCCACGCTCGGGTCGGCGTAGACGCCGCCCTCGAGCACACGCCGCACGCCATCGGTCACGACGACCGGTGACGCGGACTTCAGCAGGTACGCCTGGGCCCCGGCCTGGAAGGCCGAGCGGACCGCGTACGGGTCGTCCGAGGATGCGAGTACGACCACGCGCGGCCAGCCGTGGCTACGGAGTTCCGTAACCAGCTCGATGCCGCTGCCGTCCGGCAGTCCGAGATCGAGGATCGCCAGGTCACAAGGCCCAGTGGCCTGTGCTCGCGCCCTCGCTTCGGCCACCGTGGCGGCTTCGTGAACGGTACCCGCACCCATCTGTGCGAGTCTTGCTGCGATTGCCTCCCTCAACAGCGGGTGGTCATCGACCACCAACACGGAAAAAAGCTCTTCCCGCGGGTGCGGAACCATGCTCGCCGGCAATGCACCGGCTGGCGTGGATCGGACGGCCTGAGAAATGCCGACGGTAGCCACGTCACTACCTCCCTGGAGTCGGTCGTGCCCCCCGACCGGCACCGGGACCTTCGGCCGTTCAGCCGCGCCAGCTTTAGACCGAAAGTGGTGTCGTCGAAGGCACTGTAGCCGCCCTGGGCCCTTCGCGGGGGGATCGAATGGGTATCTATCTCAAACGAACAGTCACTCAGTGGGTTCGGAGTAACACGATCGGGCTAGTACACGGCCGGTTGCTAACGGATAGCCCAGCGAACACGATGCAAAGAAGTTACCGGCGCCCAAATGGCCGTGCAGATGAGGTGTGCAGCTGCCGGTGCGCGTAGTGACGAGGGGCCGGATGGGGTCCCGGAGGGCCGGAATGTGCCTCCGGCCGGGGCATGATCAACTTCGCGGATCGGCTTCCGAGAGGCGCCTGGAAGCCGGGAACGGTGACTGTCCGTGGCTCTCGCCGACTGTCTCCGGGTCGTCGGGCCCAAGTTGATCTTGTTGCGGTGAGTGACCACGCCGCGTCACGAACGGGGGCACCGGCGAAGACGTGAAACGGCCTCAGGAACGTCGGGGCGGTCCGCCGGGTGGGCAGCCGCCGTCCGGCCGCTCCGCCTGCCGGTGGTGCGCCGAGGGGGCCGATCGGGGGTTCCCGTTGGTTTGGACTGCGTTCAGCGGACGTGAAATTTGCTCACATCCATACAAGGGTTGGGGCGCGGACGGCCGGGGGAGCGCGGCCGTTGCCGATCCGTTGCCGATGATCGCCCGGACGGCCGCGCGGCGGCGCCCCTCCCCGACGGGAGGCAGTGGCCTCCGGTCAGGAGCTCTGGCGCTGCCCGAAGAGCGTCACGCCGACCGGCGGCAGGCCCACGACACTGGCCATGACCTGGCAGAACGCCTGCCCGTGCGGCAACAGCCCGGCGTCCGTCGGCGTCCACGACGCCCGCAGCTCCAGGTCGTCTGTGCGCGCCGGCCCGGAGATGTCGCCGAAACGGGCCGACGACGTCTCCGTCACCGTGCCGCCCAGCGCCGTCCAGCTCGCGCCCGACACCTCGAGGGCGTCGGTCAGCCACGACCAGCCGACCGCCGGCAGGAACGGGTCGGTCGCCAGCTCGCGGTCCAGCTCCGCACGCACGTACATGACCAGGCGGAGGACGCCGTCCCAGCCCTCTTGGCCCTCGGGGTCGTGCAGCAGGACCAACCGGCCCGAGGCCAGCACGTCCGCCGGCCCGGCAACTTCGCAGCTGACCGCGTACGACCACGGCGCGAGCCGCTGCGGGGCCCGCATCGGCTCCAGCAGCACCTCCCGGCGGGGCCGGACGGACTGCAGCGCCACAACTGCTTCACGGAAGAGTTCGGGCACTGGCGTCATCGCGGTCACGCTTCGACTTTAGGGCGGGCACGCCCCGTTGCGGGCGCAGGCGCGCCGATGGAAGCACCGTCCCCAGCTCGTGGCACGATTGACGGCGATGTCTCCGACCACGCCCCTGCCGCAGCGAGCCGCCCCGTCCGGCCGCCGCGAGCTGCCCGAAGCCCCGTTCCTGGCCGCCGCGCGCGGCGAACGCCCGGCGCGCACGCCCGTCTGGTTCATGCGCCAGGCCGGCCGCTCGCTGCCCGAGTACCGCGCGCTGCGCGAGGGCGTGCCGATGCTCGACGCCTGTTTCGACCCCGAGATGCTCGCCGAGATCACGCTGCAGCCGGTCCGCCGGCACGCGGTCGACGCGGCCATCCTCTTCAGCGACATCGTCGTGCCGCTGAAGGCCGCCGGGGTCGACATCGACATCGTCCCCGGCACCGGCCCGGTGGTCGCGGCGCCGGTGCGCGACCTCGCCGCCGTGAAGGCGCTGCCGGAGCTGGCGCCGGACCAGGTCGCGAAGGTCGCCGACGGCGTCCGGCTGCTGGTCGAGCGGCTCGGCGGGACGCCGCTGATCGGCTTCGCCGGTGCGCCGTTCACACTGGCCAGCTACCTCATCGAGGGCGGCCCGAGCCGCAACCACGAGCACACCAAGGCCCTGATGCACTCGTCGCCGGAGGTCTGGCACGAGCTGGCCGGCCGCCTGGCCGACATCGCGCTGACGTTCCTGCGCGCGCAGCTCGACGCCGGCGTCGACGCGATCCAGCTGTTCGACTCCTGGGCAGGCGCGCTGTCGGAGCGGGACTATCGCGAGTTCGTGCTGCCCCACTCGGCGAAGGTCCTCGACGGCGTCGCCGCGTACGGCGTGCCGCGGATCCACTTCGGCGTCGGTACCGGCGAGCTCCTCGTCGCCATGCGCGAAGCGGGCGCGGACGTCGTCGGCGTCGACTGGCGGATCCCGCTCGACGAAGCGGTCCGGCGCCTCGGCGGCAGCGCCGTCGTGCAGGGCAACCTCGACCCGGCGCTGCTGCACGCGTCCTGGCCGGTCCTCGAAGCCGAGGTCCGCCGGATCGTCGAAGAGGGACGGGCGGCCGACGGCCACATCTTCAACCTCGGCCACGGCGTGCTGCCGGGCGTCGACCCCGACGTGCTGACCCGCGTGGTCGGGCTGGTGCACGAGCTGTGAAGCGCGTCGCCGTCGTCGGCGGGGGCGTTTCGGGGCTGACCGCGGCGTACCGGCTGCGGCGGCTGCTCGGCGACAGCGCCGAGATCGTCGTGTTCGAGAAGACGAAGACGCCGGGCGGGAAGCTGCGCACGGCCGAACTGGCCGGCGTCCCGTACGACGTCGGCGCGGAGGCCTTCCTCGTCCGCCGTCCCGAGATGCTCGAGCTGGCCCGCGAGGTCGGCCTCGACGTCGTCCACCCGACAAAGGCACGCGCGAAGATCCACGCGGGCGGCACCGTCACCGGCCTGCCGCCGGGCACCGTCATGGGCGTCCCGGCGTCGGCGGAGTCGGTGGCCGGAGTGCTGTCCGAGGCCGGGCGGCGGGCCGTCGAGGCCGAGCCGTCGCTGCCCGAGCTGCGGCTGCCGAGCGGTGACCTGCCGCTCGGGCCGCTGCTGCGCGAGCGGTTCGGCGACGAGCTGGTCGACCGGCTCGTCGACCCGTTGCTCGGCGGCGTCTACGCGGGCGGCGCGGACGGTCTGGGCCTGCGCGCGACCATGCCCGGCCTGGCCGCGGCGGTGGCCGCGGGAGCCGGTTCGCTGACCGCGGCGGCGAAGGCGCAGCTGCCCGCTTCGCCGAGTACGGCGCCGGTGTTCGGGACGGTCCCCGGTGGCCTGGGCACGCTGGTCGACCGGCTCACCGAGCTGTCCGGCGCCGAGCTGCGGACCGGGCTGCCGGTCTGCGACATCGAGCGGCACGGCACCGGCTGGCGGCTGCGGATCGGCGCGAACCCCACGGCGCACGCGCCGGCGGACAACACGGTCGAGGCCGACGCGGTCGTGCTCGCGGTGCCCGCGCCCTCGGCCCGGCGGCTGCTGGCCGAGCTGGTGCCCGCGGCTTCGGCGGCGTTCGGCGAGGTCGAGCTGGCCTCGATGGCCGTGGTGGCGCTCGCGCTGCCGCCCGGCACGCGCCTGCCCGACGCGTCGGGGATCCTGATCGGCGCCGGCGAAAGCGACTCCTCGGGCAAGCCGTACGCGGCGAAGGCGTTCACGTTCTCTTCGCGCAAGTGGGCGCACTTCGGCACCGGCCCGGTGCTGGTCCGCGGCTCGGTCGGGCGGTTCGGCGACCTGGGCGCGTTGCAGGCCGACGACGTCGAGCTGGTCCGCGTGGTCCGCGACGACCTCGCGCGGCTGACGGGCGTGCGGGCGTCGCCGGTCGAGACGCTGGTGACGCGCTGGGGCGGCGGGCTGCCGCAGTACGGCACGGGCCACCTCGAGCGCGTGGAGCGGATCGAGAAGGCGATCGCGCAGGTGCCGGGGCTCGCGGTGGCGGGGGCGACCCTGCACGGCGTGGGGCTCCCGGCGTGCGTGGCGACGGCCGAGGCGGCGGCGCACCGGATCGCGGCCCACCTCGCTTCGTGAGTGCTCTCACCTGACCCGTGGCAGCGCCCGCGTCGTCGCGGTGACAGGATGGGAACCATGGCGCGGGTCAACTACAACGAGCTCAACGACACCATCCGCTACACCACCTGGTCGGTCTTCCGGATCGAGCCGGGCCGGCTGGGCGAGGACCGCGGGACGGCCGGTCGCGAGACGACCGAGTACCTCGACGGCCTGGAGGCGAAGGGTGTCGTCGTCCGCGGTGTCTACGACCTCTCCGGCCTGCGCGCCGACGCCGACTACATGATCTGGTGGCACGCCGAGGAGATCGAGCAGGTCCAGGCGGCCTACTCGGGCTTCCGCCGGACCCCGCTCGGCCGCGCGTCGACGCCGGTCTGGAGCCAGACCGCGCTGCACCGGCCCGCGGAGTTCAACAAGAGCCACATCCCGGCGTTCCTCGCCGGCGAAGAGGCCCGCAAGTTCATCTGCGTCTACCCGTTCGTCCGCTCCTACGAGTGGTACCTGCTGCCGGACGCCGACCGCCGCAAGATGCTCGCCGACCACGGCAAGGAAGCCCGCGACTACCCGGACGTGCGCGCCAACACCGTCGCGTCGTTCGCGCTGGGCGACTACGAGTGGATCCTGGCCTTCGAAGCCGACGAGCTGCACCGGATCGTCGACCTGATGCGCCACCTGCGCGGCACCGAGGCGCGGCTGCACGTGCGCGAGGAGATCCCGTTCTACACCGGCACGCGCGTGCCGCCCGCCGAGCTCGTCGCGGCCCTGCCCTAGTGCCCGACGACACTGTGGTGCCCGAAGACACTGTGCCCGAGGTCCTGGACGGCGTCTGGCGCACCCTCACCGGGGAAGCGCCGGGACCGGTCGAGCTGACCGGCGCCGAAGACGTGCTGCCCGGCCCGTACCGGGTGGCGGCCGCCGCTACCGCGTCCGTTGCCGCCGCGACACTGGCGGCCGGGGAAATGCTGAAGCTGCGCGAAATCGAGCCGGGTGTCGTCACGGCGGACACGCGCCACGCGGCGGCGGCGTTCGCGAGCGAAGGGCTTTCGCGCGTCGAGGGTGCGTCGCCGGAGCCGGTGTGGGCGCCGTTGTCGGGCAACTACCGCACGGCCGACGGCTGGGTCCGCCTGCACTGCAACTACCCGCGCCACGAAGCGGCGGTGTGCTGGGGCCTCGGCGTCCCGGGCAGCCGCGAGGCGGTGACGAAGGCCGTCGCCGGACGCGGCGCGCGCGAGGTCGAGCACGCCGTCGTGTCGGCCGGGGGAGCGGCGGCCCAGCTGCGCTCGCCCGAGGACTGGGCCGCGCACCCGCAGGGGTCGGCCGTGGCGTCGTTGCCGTTGGTGGACCTGGCGCCGATCGGCGAGGCGCCGAAGCGGACGTTGTTCTACTCGGACCGTCCACTGGGCGGCATCCGGATCCTGGAGCTGACGCACGTGCTCGCGGGCCCGGTGGCCGGCCGGGTGCTGGCGGCGCACGGCGCCGACGTCCTGCACATCGGCGCGGCGCACCTGCCCCGCGTCGAGACTTTGGTGCGGGATACGGGACAGGGCAAGCGATCGGCGTTCGTGGCCCTGGACACCGAGGGCGGCCGCGCCCGGCTGAAGAAGCTGATCAGCCGCGCGGACGTGCTGGTGCAGTCGTTCCGCCCGGGGGCGCTTTCCCGCATCGGTTTCGGACCCTCGGAGCTGGCGGAGCTGCGGCCGGGCTTGGTGATCGCGGACCTGAGCGCGTACGGCTGGGAAGGCCCGTGGGCGAGGCGTCGCGGGTTCGACAGCCTGGTCCAGATGTCGAACGGCATGGCTTTCGGTCCCGACCCTTCGCCGCTCCCGGTCCAGGCGCTGGACCACGGAACGGGCTGGCTCGCGGCGGCGGCGGTGATGACGGCGTTGCGCCGCCAGGTAACCGACGGCGGCACGTGGCGGGTCCGGCTGTCCCTGGCGGGAACGGGCCGATGGCTGGATTCGTTGGGGCGCAAGGAACCCGCGGCGGTTGCCGCGGACTTCACCGACCTGCTGGAGGAGACGGACAGCGGCTACGGCCGGCTGACGCGGGTCCGGATGGCCGGCGGATTGCCGGGAGCGGAGCCGCACTGGGACTTCGGGACGCGGCTGCCCGGAGTCGACAAACCGACTTGGACGCCCTGACTCTGCGGGTGCTGAGGCAGCCCGGCTTGTTGAGTCGGTTCGTTCGGACGCAGCCCGGCTTGTGCTGAGCAGGCTCGCTCGGACGCAGACTGGCTTGCGCTGGGCAGGCTCGCTCGAACGCGGTCCGCCCTGACTTTGCTTGCGCGGTCGCAGCCCGCCCCGACCCCGCCCGCCCGGACGCAGCCCGCCCATCCCGGGGGGTGCCCCCGCATCCAGTTTACCGGCGAGGTCCGACGAACAGCCCGGTCCGAGCTTGGTTGTCCACAAGTCGGCCGGCTTGTGGATGCGACGCGGCACGGGACTTCGCGACCTGGCTGCCGAGATTTGCCAACCGCAGTCACCGCCGTCGACCCCGCACCGCCGTCGAACCCGCGCCGTCACCTCCGCCGGAGGCGGGAAACCCACCCCCGCCGAGGCTTCGCCACGTGCCCACCCTCGATCAGCCACTCCACGAACGCGTCGGCATAAGCCCCCGACCGCTCGGCATCCCGCTTGGGTCGCCCCGCGGCGAACTCCGCGAACAGCGGGCCGAACCGCTCCCCGAGCTGCTCCGCCAGCTCGGGACGCTGATAAGCCAGCACCCGCCCGTGCTTGCGCCGCAGCACCTGGGCCTCCACCCGCAACCGCGCGGTGTCGAAACCCGGAGGCGCCGGCCCGTCGGCCAGCAACGCCCGGAGCAGCGCTGCCTGCTGGGCGGCCAGGTCCACCCGGCTCACCCCGTCACCGCCGCTCGTAGGGCGGCCAGGCACCCCGTCACCGCCGCCTGCTGGGCGGCCAGCTCCGCCCGGCTCACCCCGTCACCGCCGCTCGCAGGGCCGCCAGCTCCGCGGCCAGCTCGTCGTCGGTCGGGTAGTCGTCGTCGCGTTCCAGCAGCACCCCCGGGGGATCCGTCCGGCGGCGGAGCTCGGCGAGCAGCGACAGGACCTCCGGCAGCACCGGGTGGGCGTGGGTGTCGTGGTAGACGCCGTCGCGCTCGATGCCGCCCGCCATGTGCACGTACGCCAGCCGCTCCCACGGGATGCCGTCGAGGAACGCCACCGGGTCGGTGCCGATGTTGCGGGCGTTGGCGTACAGGTTCGCGACGTCGATGATCAGCAGGCAGTCCGTCCGCTCGGTCAGCTCGGTGAGGAACTGCTCCTCGGTCAGCTCCGCGGACGGCCAGTCCAGCACCGCGGCGATGTTCTCCAGCGCGAACGGGACGTCCACGATGGACTGGGCGAGCCGGACGTTGGCCACCAGCACGTCCAGCGCTTCGCGGGTGCGGGGGAGCGGCATCAGGTGACCCGAGTCGAGCCCGCCCGCGCGCACGAAGCACACGTGGTCGCTGACCAGCGGCGCGTCCACGGCCCGCGCGATCTCCGCGAGGTGCTGGACGCGCCCGGTGTCCAGGGGCTCGGCCCCGCCCAGGGACAGGGACACCGCGTGCGGAAGCACCGGCATTCCCCGCTTCCGCAGCGCTTTCAGGGTTTCCGGGAGGTGGTCGGCGTGCAGGTTCTCGGCGACCACCTCCACCCAGTCGACGCCGGGCAGGCGGGCGATGGACAGGTCCAGCTCGTGCCGCCAGCCGATCCCGATGCCGAGCTCACCCACCGCAGCCCCCTCCGCCGCACGAAGAGCCGCCGCCGCAGGACGAGCCGCTGCTGCACGAAGACCCGCTGCTGCACGACGAGCTCGAGCACGAGGACCCGCCCGACGAACCGCCGCCGCCGAAGGAGCCCGCGGGCGGCATCAGCGCCGCGCTCAGCTCCTCGTCCGGGTACATCGCCCAGCCGCCGAGCGCGACCGCGGCCACGGCGCCGCCGAGCAGCACGCCGCCCGCCAGCATCCCGGCCGGCACCGGGCCGCTCGCCGCGGCCCGCGCCTGCCCGAGCAGGCGGTGCCCCGCGGCCGACGGCTGCCGGGCCCCGGTCTTCGACCGCCGGACCGCGGCCACGATCGTCAGCACGGCCGCGACCAGCACCAGGAACACCAGGACCCCGACCGGCCGGCCGAGCGAGATGCCGTTGACCAGCCGCACCAGGCCGAGCACCAGCACGGCCAGCTGCAGGACGAGCCCGAACGTCCGGGCCTGCCGCTTCGCGGCCACCGACGCCAGGAGCCCCCGCTGCTCGAGGCCCTCTTCCAGGGTCCGCATCGCCGCCGACCGGCGGCCGTGGCCCCGCAGCGTCGCCGTGGTCTTCAGCTGCGCCGCGTCGAAGATCGCCTGCTCCAGCGGTTCGGACGGCCGCGTGCCGGCCTGGCTGATCTGCTTGTAGCTGTTGACGCGCAGCTGTCCGCGCTCCACCAGCGCCGCGATCGCCGCGTCGGAGGCCCGGTCGGGGCCGCCCGCGAGGAACGCGAGCTGGTAAACGGTCGGCGGCGGGCCGGGACGCTCGTTGTCCGCCCGCAGCGCGCGGCTCGAGACGACTCCGCTCACGATGACGCGGATCAGCAGCACCGCGCCGAGCAGTGCGATGTAGAGGACCACGAAATCCGGTCCAGAGATGCCCCACGGGTCGTCCATCGCCCGTCTCCCCTCACTGAGTTGCGGTTACCGTAGCTGTGAGACGCGGGTGCTCGCGTCGGCGTTTCAACCGCCGCAGCCCCCGCCGCCACCGCCTCCGCAGCCGCCCCCGCCGCCACCGCCGCAAGAGCTGCCACCGCTCGCTCCACTGCAGGAGCTGCCGCCGTAGTAGCCGGCGAACCCGCCACCGCCGCCGGCCGCCGCCCACCGGCCGCGGCGGCTGTGGGCACGGGACGTCGACACCACCGTGGAGCGGCTGACGGCCAGCCGGACGTCCTTGTCGGGGTGGCCGCCGAACCCGCCGACGGCGACCGCGCCCGCCGGGCCGGACGTCAGCGAGCCGGCGCGCTCGGCCTCGCCCGCCGCGGCCCGC
The window above is part of the Amycolatopsis camponoti genome. Proteins encoded here:
- a CDS encoding TetR/AcrR family transcriptional regulator; the protein is MVKGVGVGRPRASGAAANRPDARQAVLDAAGELFTGAGYAATTTRAIAERAGLRQASLYYHFPAKEDILAALLAETVRPSLDVAARLVAGSAPAAVRLWALAYADIGLLGGAHHNLGALYLLPEVASPNLARFRAERADLKAAYGQLVAACGVAPSAVPIRTDLVFGLVESIAVIRRDDPELDVEAHVREGADGVVRLVGLPEPTEELRTEAHTLLATLTG
- a CDS encoding ribonuclease D — encoded protein: MEIESTGGPVLLREPTEGTPPVVTDQSALAEACARLAAGTGAVAVDTERASGYRYWPKAYLVQLRREGSGTVLIDPTELDDLTPLKNVLNSLEWVLHAASQDLPCLAELDLHPAALFDTELAGRLAGYERVALGTLVELLLGYTLEKGHSAADWSKRPLPVDWLNYAALDVELLIQLREKLEAELGAQGKLEWARQEFENVRTAPPPAPRAEPWRRTSGVHKIRNPRGLAAVRELWQARDELARKRDRAPSRILPDSAIINAVTADPKTVEDLQALPVFSGRVQRKYTANWLRHLQAARALPASELPSPSQPTDGPPPVNRWADKDPDAAARLSAVRAALTAIAEDRRLPVENLLLPDLVRRTCWRPPASTDEDTVAEVLRAGGARPWQIELTATALSKALQTTAS
- a CDS encoding response regulator; the encoded protein is MATVGISQAVRSTPAGALPASMVPHPREELFSVLVVDDHPLLREAIAARLAQMGAGTVHEAATVAEARARAQATGPCDLAILDLGLPDGSGIELVTELRSHGWPRVVVLASSDDPYAVRSAFQAGAQAYLLKSASPVVVTDGVRRVLEGGVYADPSVAPVLATGTRVAGTDNTPRELSAREVEVLQLVADGQSNKEIGEELSLSALTVKSHLSRIGRKLGTGDRAQMVALAMRAGVIR
- a CDS encoding DUF3000 domain-containing protein; the encoded protein is MTAMTPVPELFREAVVALQSVRPRREVLLEPMRAPQRLAPWSYAVSCEVAGPADVLASGRLVLLHDPEGQEGWDGVLRLVMYVRAELDRELATDPFLPAVGWSWLTDALEVSGASWTALGGTVTETSSARFGDISGPARTDDLELRASWTPTDAGLLPHGQAFCQVMASVVGLPPVGVTLFGQRQSS
- the hemE gene encoding uroporphyrinogen decarboxylase, encoding MSPTTPLPQRAAPSGRRELPEAPFLAAARGERPARTPVWFMRQAGRSLPEYRALREGVPMLDACFDPEMLAEITLQPVRRHAVDAAILFSDIVVPLKAAGVDIDIVPGTGPVVAAPVRDLAAVKALPELAPDQVAKVADGVRLLVERLGGTPLIGFAGAPFTLASYLIEGGPSRNHEHTKALMHSSPEVWHELAGRLADIALTFLRAQLDAGVDAIQLFDSWAGALSERDYREFVLPHSAKVLDGVAAYGVPRIHFGVGTGELLVAMREAGADVVGVDWRIPLDEAVRRLGGSAVVQGNLDPALLHASWPVLEAEVRRIVEEGRAADGHIFNLGHGVLPGVDPDVLTRVVGLVHEL
- the hemG gene encoding protoporphyrinogen oxidase yields the protein MKRVAVVGGGVSGLTAAYRLRRLLGDSAEIVVFEKTKTPGGKLRTAELAGVPYDVGAEAFLVRRPEMLELAREVGLDVVHPTKARAKIHAGGTVTGLPPGTVMGVPASAESVAGVLSEAGRRAVEAEPSLPELRLPSGDLPLGPLLRERFGDELVDRLVDPLLGGVYAGGADGLGLRATMPGLAAAVAAGAGSLTAAAKAQLPASPSTAPVFGTVPGGLGTLVDRLTELSGAELRTGLPVCDIERHGTGWRLRIGANPTAHAPADNTVEADAVVLAVPAPSARRLLAELVPAASAAFGEVELASMAVVALALPPGTRLPDASGILIGAGESDSSGKPYAAKAFTFSSRKWAHFGTGPVLVRGSVGRFGDLGALQADDVELVRVVRDDLARLTGVRASPVETLVTRWGGGLPQYGTGHLERVERIEKAIAQVPGLAVAGATLHGVGLPACVATAEAAAHRIAAHLAS
- the hemQ gene encoding hydrogen peroxide-dependent heme synthase; this translates as MARVNYNELNDTIRYTTWSVFRIEPGRLGEDRGTAGRETTEYLDGLEAKGVVVRGVYDLSGLRADADYMIWWHAEEIEQVQAAYSGFRRTPLGRASTPVWSQTALHRPAEFNKSHIPAFLAGEEARKFICVYPFVRSYEWYLLPDADRRKMLADHGKEARDYPDVRANTVASFALGDYEWILAFEADELHRIVDLMRHLRGTEARLHVREEIPFYTGTRVPPAELVAALP
- a CDS encoding CoA transferase gives rise to the protein MPEDTVPEVLDGVWRTLTGEAPGPVELTGAEDVLPGPYRVAAAATASVAAATLAAGEMLKLREIEPGVVTADTRHAAAAFASEGLSRVEGASPEPVWAPLSGNYRTADGWVRLHCNYPRHEAAVCWGLGVPGSREAVTKAVAGRGAREVEHAVVSAGGAAAQLRSPEDWAAHPQGSAVASLPLVDLAPIGEAPKRTLFYSDRPLGGIRILELTHVLAGPVAGRVLAAHGADVLHIGAAHLPRVETLVRDTGQGKRSAFVALDTEGGRARLKKLISRADVLVQSFRPGALSRIGFGPSELAELRPGLVIADLSAYGWEGPWARRRGFDSLVQMSNGMAFGPDPSPLPVQALDHGTGWLAAAAVMTALRRQVTDGGTWRVRLSLAGTGRWLDSLGRKEPAAVAADFTDLLEETDSGYGRLTRVRMAGGLPGAEPHWDFGTRLPGVDKPTWTP
- a CDS encoding DUF692 domain-containing protein, translated to MGELGIGIGWRHELDLSIARLPGVDWVEVVAENLHADHLPETLKALRKRGMPVLPHAVSLSLGGAEPLDTGRVQHLAEIARAVDAPLVSDHVCFVRAGGLDSGHLMPLPRTREALDVLVANVRLAQSIVDVPFALENIAAVLDWPSAELTEEQFLTELTERTDCLLIIDVANLYANARNIGTDPVAFLDGIPWERLAYVHMAGGIERDGVYHDTHAHPVLPEVLSLLAELRRRTDPPGVLLERDDDYPTDDELAAELAALRAAVTG
- a CDS encoding TIGR04222 domain-containing membrane protein — protein: MDDPWGISGPDFVVLYIALLGAVLLIRVIVSGVVSSRALRADNERPGPPPTVYQLAFLAGGPDRASDAAIAALVERGQLRVNSYKQISQAGTRPSEPLEQAIFDAAQLKTTATLRGHGRRSAAMRTLEEGLEQRGLLASVAAKRQARTFGLVLQLAVLVLGLVRLVNGISLGRPVGVLVFLVLVAAVLTIVAAVRRSKTGARQPSAAGHRLLGQARAAASGPVPAGMLAGGVLLGGAVAAVALGGWAMYPDEELSAALMPPAGSFGGGGSSGGSSCSSSSCSSGSSCSSGSSCGGGSSCGGGGCGG